From the Chitinophaga lutea genome, one window contains:
- a CDS encoding ABC transporter permease, with protein sequence MAGKYNQWKAMWAITRASIRGMFRSPSAVVFSLAFPLVFILVFGFIGGRGVSLKVGIDPASDTTNSVYKGLRNSGGLRLVTTATMPQEQMEDDLRKGRLTAILRIDNGGQAPLPHYDIHVKTSTASGDGAGLLLNILHTRLNEVNDVVYPRRSVASITPEVVPGRAYKSIDFILPGQLGFSLLSAAVFGTAFLFFSLRQTLVLKRFFATPINRMYIILGEALSRLLFQSFGSVIIIGIGYFFFGFTLINGFATFLEMLVLCLFGLIIFMGFGFIVSGIAKTESTIPPLANIVTLPQFLLAGTFFSVDVFPAWLQPVCKILPLTYLNDALRKVAFEGLHLWHLGPQLLILIVWGIVAYAVAIKVFRWE encoded by the coding sequence ATGGCAGGAAAATATAATCAGTGGAAAGCAATGTGGGCGATTACCCGGGCCAGCATCCGGGGCATGTTCAGAAGCCCGTCGGCAGTTGTGTTCAGTTTGGCTTTCCCCCTGGTTTTTATACTCGTATTCGGTTTTATCGGCGGCAGAGGCGTATCCCTGAAAGTAGGCATCGATCCGGCATCTGATACCACCAACTCCGTTTATAAAGGCCTCCGCAACAGCGGCGGGCTGCGGCTGGTGACCACGGCCACCATGCCGCAGGAACAGATGGAAGACGACCTGCGAAAAGGCAGGCTCACGGCCATTCTTCGCATCGATAACGGCGGCCAGGCGCCACTGCCGCATTACGATATCCATGTTAAAACATCCACCGCCAGCGGCGATGGGGCGGGGCTCCTCCTCAACATCCTGCATACCCGCCTCAACGAGGTGAACGACGTGGTGTATCCCCGCCGGTCGGTAGCCAGCATCACGCCGGAAGTGGTGCCCGGCAGGGCGTATAAGTCCATCGACTTCATTTTACCCGGCCAGCTGGGCTTTTCGCTGCTCAGTGCGGCGGTGTTCGGTACGGCCTTCCTGTTTTTCAGCCTCCGGCAAACGCTGGTGCTGAAACGTTTTTTTGCCACGCCGATCAACCGGATGTACATCATTTTAGGGGAAGCCCTCAGCCGTTTGCTGTTCCAGTCGTTCGGCTCGGTGATCATCATCGGCATCGGCTATTTTTTCTTTGGTTTCACGCTCATCAACGGGTTCGCCACTTTCCTCGAAATGCTGGTGTTATGTTTGTTCGGGCTGATCATATTCATGGGGTTCGGGTTCATTGTGAGCGGCATCGCCAAAACGGAAAGCACCATTCCGCCGCTGGCCAATATTGTCACGCTCCCGCAATTTCTGCTGGCCGGCACCTTCTTTTCCGTAGACGTATTTCCTGCCTGGCTGCAGCCGGTTTGCAAGATACTGCCGTTAACATATCTCAACGATGCGTTGCGCAAGGTGGCTTTTGAGGGGCTTCACCTCTGGCACCTCGGCCCTCAGCTGCTGATCCTGATCGTCTGGGGCATAGTGGCCTACGCCGTGGCTATAAAAGTTTTCCGATGGGAATAG
- a CDS encoding SRPBCC family protein produces MQQALFILLGALAVLVLGFFIFSLYLPSRVRVQRSLVTEAPASIIFPYVNALRKWPEWSPWHAYDPAMELKYTVTDTGAGAGYVWRSRHRNVGKGSLFIMESRPNEYLATEMNFMRQGSAKSWFRFEPVADGTRITWGMEADMGQNPMRRLMGRMMDKWVGPDFEKGLTNLKRVCEAAMKKERINH; encoded by the coding sequence ATGCAACAAGCCTTGTTCATTTTGTTGGGAGCTTTGGCTGTGCTCGTGCTGGGGTTTTTTATTTTCTCCCTTTATTTGCCTTCCCGTGTAAGGGTGCAGCGCTCCCTGGTAACCGAAGCACCGGCTTCCATTATTTTCCCGTACGTGAATGCTTTGCGGAAGTGGCCGGAATGGTCGCCCTGGCATGCGTACGACCCGGCGATGGAATTGAAGTATACGGTCACCGATACCGGCGCGGGGGCGGGTTATGTCTGGCGGAGCCGGCACCGGAACGTGGGGAAGGGCAGCCTTTTCATCATGGAATCGCGCCCGAATGAGTATCTTGCCACTGAAATGAACTTCATGCGGCAGGGCAGTGCCAAAAGCTGGTTCCGGTTCGAACCGGTGGCCGATGGCACCCGCATTACCTGGGGCATGGAGGCGGACATGGGTCAAAACCCCATGCGCAGGCTCATGGGCCGGATGATGGACAAATGGGTGGGGCCCGATTTTGAAAAAGGGCTCACCAATCTCAAACGGGTATGTGAAGCGGCCATGAAAAAAGAAAGGATCAATCACTAA
- a CDS encoding SRPBCC family protein yields MRFVKMLLAAAVILSSLVFLLSLMFPSTARLERSGSINAPLEEVYAEVSNLETWPSWNPWDPSYRGGGNMLQQYSKPAAGLGAWYTWSNTTGSTASGRVEVIAADSLKGITYNMTHPAMKPVTGYIELKPTTDGKGTAILWRFETKVGMTPWWKLRGFLMDRMYGASMEEGLNKLRNICEKN; encoded by the coding sequence ATGCGATTCGTTAAAATGTTACTGGCCGCAGCGGTCATACTGAGCTCACTGGTTTTCCTCTTATCCCTCATGTTCCCCTCTACCGCACGGCTGGAGCGTTCGGGCTCTATCAACGCTCCCCTGGAAGAAGTATATGCCGAGGTGAGCAACCTCGAAACATGGCCTTCATGGAACCCGTGGGACCCTTCCTATCGCGGCGGCGGCAACATGCTGCAACAATATTCCAAACCCGCGGCCGGCCTGGGCGCCTGGTACACCTGGAGCAATACCACCGGCAGCACCGCCTCCGGGCGGGTAGAGGTGATAGCGGCAGACAGCCTGAAGGGCATCACCTATAACATGACCCACCCCGCCATGAAACCCGTGACGGGCTATATCGAACTGAAACCCACTACCGACGGCAAAGGCACCGCCATCCTCTGGCGATTCGAAACGAAGGTGGGCATGACGCCCTGGTGGAAATTGCGGGGATTCCTCATGGACCGCATGTACGGCGCTTCTATGGAAGAAGGGCTGAACAAACTCCGCAATATCTGCGAGAAAAACTGA
- a CDS encoding DUF2911 domain-containing protein has protein sequence MKSMLLGLAFLFTASAVVAQNPPKSPRVTASGENVEIAYGQPSKKGRNIFPGLEAYGKVWRTGANKSTDITFKKDATFGGKKVKAGTYSLFTIPGEKEFTVILNSVPAQSGAFEYDKNKEKNVAEVKVPRQKTAATVEKLTFSFPKGAMVMEWDDTKISVPLTF, from the coding sequence ATGAAAAGCATGTTATTGGGCCTGGCCTTCTTATTCACTGCAAGTGCCGTAGTGGCGCAGAATCCGCCTAAAAGCCCGCGCGTTACCGCGTCCGGCGAAAACGTGGAAATCGCTTACGGTCAGCCTTCCAAAAAAGGCCGCAACATCTTCCCCGGCCTGGAAGCATATGGCAAAGTATGGCGCACCGGTGCCAACAAATCCACCGACATTACTTTTAAAAAGGACGCCACTTTCGGCGGTAAAAAAGTAAAGGCCGGCACCTATTCCCTTTTCACCATTCCGGGCGAAAAGGAATTCACCGTTATCCTCAACAGCGTGCCCGCTCAATCCGGCGCTTTTGAGTACGACAAAAACAAGGAAAAAAATGTAGCGGAAGTAAAAGTACCCCGTCAGAAAACCGCCGCTACCGTGGAAAAACTGACTTTCTCATTCCCGAAAGGCGCAATGGTAATGGAGTGGGACGATACGAAAATCAGCGTACCGCTGACATTCTAA
- the bioA gene encoding adenosylmethionine--8-amino-7-oxononanoate transaminase gives MQKTLSERDQAVIWHPYTQMQTAPAPVGIVRGEGALLYDEAGNSHLDATSSWWVNIHGHAHPYITEKLAQQAAQLHHCIFAGYTHEPAVQLAEKLLPILPGQQQKLFYSDNGSTAVEVAMKMSIQYWHNKGEKRNRLLAFRNAYHGDTFGAMSVSARSVFTRAFDDYLFTVSFLDLPEPGNIDRLLADIDAVARDTAAFIFEPLIQGAGGMVMYDAALLDRLLQHCRSRNILLIADEIMTGFGRTGTNFAMEQVTTAPDMITLSKGLTGGTIAMGITTCTNDIYNAFLSSDKMKTLFHGHSFTANPLSCAIALASLDLFLRPECRENRERIAARHRQFAIELAYHDDVKNVRTLGTIVAFEVITGEADSYINDLSGFLRSFFAEKRVMLRPLGNTLYILPPYCITDAQLDEVYTSIMDMLAAYGEKWG, from the coding sequence ATGCAAAAAACATTGAGTGAGCGCGACCAGGCCGTCATCTGGCACCCGTATACCCAGATGCAGACGGCCCCGGCGCCGGTAGGCATTGTGCGGGGCGAGGGCGCCCTGTTGTACGACGAAGCGGGGAACAGCCATCTCGACGCGACGTCCAGCTGGTGGGTAAACATTCACGGGCATGCGCATCCCTACATCACCGAAAAACTGGCGCAGCAGGCCGCGCAGCTGCATCATTGCATCTTCGCGGGTTATACGCACGAACCGGCCGTGCAGCTGGCGGAAAAACTGCTGCCCATTCTGCCGGGGCAGCAGCAGAAACTTTTTTATTCGGACAATGGCTCCACCGCCGTGGAGGTAGCCATGAAAATGAGCATCCAGTACTGGCATAACAAAGGCGAAAAACGCAACCGCCTGCTGGCGTTCCGCAACGCTTATCACGGCGATACGTTCGGGGCGATGAGCGTGAGCGCGCGCAGTGTGTTCACACGGGCGTTTGACGATTACCTCTTTACGGTGAGTTTCCTCGACCTGCCCGAGCCCGGCAACATCGACCGCCTGCTGGCGGATATCGATGCGGTGGCCAGGGACACCGCCGCCTTCATATTCGAGCCCCTTATCCAGGGGGCCGGCGGTATGGTGATGTACGATGCCGCGCTGCTCGACCGCCTGCTGCAGCATTGCCGCTCGCGGAACATCCTGCTGATCGCCGACGAGATCATGACCGGCTTCGGCAGAACGGGCACCAACTTCGCCATGGAACAGGTCACCACGGCGCCGGATATGATCACCCTCTCCAAAGGACTGACCGGCGGCACCATTGCCATGGGCATCACCACCTGTACCAACGATATCTACAACGCCTTTTTGTCGTCAGACAAGATGAAGACCCTCTTCCACGGCCATTCCTTCACGGCCAACCCGCTCAGCTGCGCCATCGCCCTGGCCAGCCTCGATCTCTTCCTGCGGCCCGAATGCCGGGAAAACCGGGAACGCATCGCGGCCAGGCACCGGCAGTTCGCCATCGAACTGGCTTACCATGACGATGTCAAAAACGTGCGCACACTGGGCACCATCGTAGCCTTTGAAGTGATCACCGGTGAAGCCGACAGTTATATCAACGACCTCTCCGGCTTCCTCCGCTCCTTTTTTGCCGAAAAACGGGTAATGCTGCGGCCGCTGGGCAACACCCTTTATATCCTGCCTCCCTATTGTATCACCGATGCGCAGCTTGATGAAGTGTACACCAGTATCATGGACATGCTGGCGGCGTACGGGGAAAAGTGGGGATAA
- a CDS encoding GNAT family N-acetyltransferase: MEAKLLEITDNVNARQYEAKVGGQVAKLEYMFGGKKIFLTHMEVPQPLAEEGVGEALIERVLQILDEQKLKMVPLSPHVTAYLRKHPEWKRILAHGINL, from the coding sequence ATGGAAGCGAAGCTGTTGGAAATAACCGACAACGTGAATGCCCGGCAATATGAAGCGAAGGTAGGCGGCCAGGTAGCGAAGCTGGAATATATGTTCGGCGGGAAAAAGATTTTCCTGACGCATATGGAGGTGCCGCAGCCGCTGGCGGAAGAAGGTGTGGGAGAGGCGCTGATCGAAAGAGTGTTGCAGATACTCGACGAGCAGAAGCTGAAGATGGTGCCCCTCAGCCCGCATGTGACTGCATATCTGCGGAAACATCCCGAATGGAAAAGAATACTCGCCCATGGCATTAATCTCTGA
- a CDS encoding pirin family protein, translating into MNRYRSVKHVLYADLKEMGEVPVRQPFPSVHADRVDPFLLLHHLQWKVPDDRPLRHTGVDPHPHRGFSPVTFIIKGGVHHRDSRGNNSVVWAGGTQWMHAGRGIIHSERPPEGILEKGAEQEMLQLWVNSPASRKMDQPAYFALHAEDTPVVKDTAGLVQIRVIAGELNGVKGPVPALTPVNTFMAEFKAGGEYEFALPAGHHAFIYVVHGVVEVTGGSVYTTYHAVVFNDDGEGIGLKADADSLVFIASGQPLNEKIAANGPFVMNTETEVLEAMRDYRMGKMGILIED; encoded by the coding sequence ATGAATCGATACCGCAGTGTAAAACATGTGCTGTATGCCGATCTGAAGGAGATGGGCGAAGTGCCCGTGCGCCAGCCTTTTCCGTCGGTGCATGCCGACCGTGTGGATCCCTTCCTGCTGCTGCACCACCTGCAATGGAAGGTGCCCGACGACCGCCCGCTGCGCCATACCGGTGTAGACCCGCATCCGCACCGCGGTTTTTCGCCTGTTACCTTCATCATCAAAGGCGGCGTGCATCACCGCGATTCGAGGGGTAACAACAGCGTGGTATGGGCCGGGGGCACGCAATGGATGCATGCCGGCCGCGGCATCATTCACAGCGAACGGCCGCCTGAAGGCATCCTGGAAAAAGGTGCCGAACAGGAAATGCTGCAGCTGTGGGTGAACTCTCCCGCCAGCCGGAAAATGGACCAGCCTGCTTATTTCGCCCTGCACGCGGAAGATACGCCGGTGGTAAAAGACACGGCCGGCCTTGTGCAGATCCGGGTGATCGCCGGTGAACTGAACGGCGTCAAAGGCCCGGTGCCGGCGCTTACGCCGGTGAATACCTTCATGGCGGAATTCAAAGCCGGCGGCGAATATGAGTTCGCCTTACCCGCCGGCCACCACGCGTTCATCTACGTGGTCCACGGCGTGGTGGAAGTAACGGGCGGAAGCGTTTACACCACCTATCATGCCGTGGTATTCAACGACGACGGCGAGGGCATCGGCCTGAAGGCGGACGCAGACAGCCTGGTGTTCATTGCTTCCGGCCAGCCGCTGAACGAAAAGATCGCGGCCAACGGCCCTTTTGTGATGAATACCGAAACGGAAGTGCTGGAAGCCATGCGCGACTACCGCATGGGCAAAATGGGGATCCTGATCGAGGATTAG
- a CDS encoding DNA alkylation repair protein encodes MTLQQVLDAIRSASSEQTRNTLMKHGAVNIYGAKVADLKIILKKIKNDQALAMQLYDTGIYDAQYLAGLMADGAKMTAQQLEHWVKTSDSHGIAEYTVPWVTAEHPEGWKLALQWIDAGNEKIATSGWNTLGGIVSMKEDAALDLPMLEKLLKRVEKDIHKAPNRVRYTMNGFVIGVGTYVGALEQKAVETARKIGTVSVDMNGTACKVPGAEDYIKASRNRPGGVKKKKTIKC; translated from the coding sequence ATGACGTTACAACAAGTGCTGGACGCCATCCGGTCAGCCAGCAGCGAACAGACCCGCAACACGCTCATGAAACACGGCGCCGTTAACATTTACGGCGCAAAGGTGGCCGACCTCAAAATCATCCTGAAGAAAATAAAGAACGACCAGGCGCTGGCCATGCAGTTGTACGATACCGGCATTTATGATGCCCAGTACCTCGCCGGCCTCATGGCCGACGGTGCGAAAATGACCGCGCAACAACTCGAACATTGGGTGAAAACATCCGATTCGCACGGCATTGCGGAATACACCGTGCCCTGGGTAACGGCGGAGCATCCCGAAGGCTGGAAGCTGGCGCTGCAATGGATAGATGCAGGGAACGAAAAAATCGCCACCAGCGGATGGAATACCCTCGGCGGCATCGTGTCGATGAAGGAGGATGCGGCCCTCGACCTGCCCATGCTGGAAAAATTACTGAAGCGGGTGGAAAAAGACATCCACAAAGCCCCCAACCGGGTGCGGTATACGATGAACGGGTTTGTGATCGGCGTCGGTACCTACGTCGGCGCACTTGAACAGAAAGCGGTGGAAACGGCGCGTAAAATAGGCACCGTCAGCGTGGATATGAACGGTACGGCCTGCAAGGTGCCGGGCGCGGAAGATTATATCAAAGCCTCCCGGAACAGGCCGGGAGGAGTGAAAAAAAAGAAAACGATCAAGTGCTGA
- a CDS encoding aldose 1-epimerase family protein: MLEISNDYLQVRFSAHGAELQSIIRKDYQLEYLWSGDPAFWGKKSPVLFPIVGGLKNNTYRYKGREYQLGRHGFARDMTFTVTLHTATSINFSLRDSEETLRNYPFPFNLNIRYTVQDATLLVNYEVQNMGDDMMYFSIGAHPAFRVPLEQDTIYEDYALHFNETETAGVWPLSPGGQIEAAPLPYLEQTRQLPLKKSLFYKDALVFKNLASTSIAIRSHKTAHGVDVSFPGFPYMGIWSAKDADFVCIEPWCGIADTVNASGELTEKEGILELRPDELFQKQWSALFF; encoded by the coding sequence ATGTTAGAAATTTCGAACGACTATTTACAGGTGCGTTTCAGCGCACACGGTGCGGAGCTGCAAAGCATTATCAGGAAAGACTACCAGCTGGAATACCTCTGGAGCGGAGACCCCGCTTTCTGGGGCAAAAAGAGCCCGGTGCTGTTCCCCATCGTAGGCGGGTTGAAAAACAACACCTACCGGTATAAAGGCCGCGAATACCAGCTCGGCAGGCACGGTTTTGCCCGCGACATGACGTTTACCGTCACCCTGCATACGGCCACCAGTATTAATTTTTCATTAAGAGACAGCGAAGAAACCCTGCGTAATTACCCTTTCCCGTTCAACCTGAACATCCGGTACACCGTGCAGGATGCCACCCTGCTGGTGAACTACGAGGTGCAGAATATGGGCGACGATATGATGTACTTTTCCATCGGGGCGCACCCGGCTTTCAGGGTGCCGCTGGAACAGGATACTATTTATGAAGATTATGCGCTGCATTTCAACGAAACTGAAACCGCAGGCGTATGGCCGCTTTCACCAGGCGGACAGATTGAAGCGGCTCCCCTGCCCTATCTCGAGCAAACCAGACAGCTGCCGCTGAAAAAATCATTGTTTTATAAAGACGCACTCGTTTTCAAAAACCTGGCATCCACTTCCATTGCCATCCGCAGCCATAAAACGGCGCATGGTGTGGACGTATCGTTTCCCGGCTTTCCGTACATGGGCATCTGGAGCGCGAAGGATGCGGACTTTGTGTGCATAGAGCCCTGGTGCGGGATTGCGGACACCGTGAACGCCAGCGGGGAGCTGACGGAGAAGGAAGGCATCCTGGAGTTGCGGCCGGACGAACTGTTCCAGAAACAATGGTCGGCCCTGTTCTTTTAA